In one Magallana gigas chromosome 7, xbMagGiga1.1, whole genome shotgun sequence genomic region, the following are encoded:
- the LOC117684153 gene encoding calcitonin gene-related peptide type 1 receptor, whose protein sequence is MEECNFPPYPTDGELYCNATFDVQCWNYTLAGTTARGACPENHQYSILFDDPEGYSYRKCETNGQWCRPNYMPCVSPDSIKEITSDNTHLPIITYIYISGYALSILLLVIALIIFGKFRQLWCKRVFIHSNLFSAYILNGFAWIAVNTIPTVYTRLSNALPYVGLYTLSCCYGWMLAEGIFLHFCLANAFSNKKTLVIVCCIVGWVCPAISTGTYAVAVLMEEEGSNIKYLPKNMDYLWIILVPIILSQLLNIIFLINIIRILRSQVQREDNRNSLRYRKIARAILILIPLMGLQNLTKAVKIDSVFFRYFAAVISSYQGAVVPVLFCFLNREVLRAMDNKITTWRRLSASLSRGSIMFNIRRSSSNQNPSAEKLEPDLLL, encoded by the exons GTGAATTATATTGCAACGCCACCTTTGACGTGCAGTGTTGGAACTACACTCTGGCGGGAACAACAGCCCGTGGGGCGTGTCCAGAGAACCATCAGTATTCTATACTTTTTGATGATCCAGAAG GTTATTCCTACAGAAAATGTGAAACGAACGGTCAGTGGTGCAGACCAAATTATATGCCCTGTGTTTCTCCAGATTCCATAAAAGAAATTACAAGTGAT AACACGCACTTACCGATAATAACGTATATCTACATCAGTGGATACGCATTATCAATATTGCTTCTCGTTATTGCATTGATCATCTTTGGAAAATTCAG ACAGCTCTGGTGCAAACGTGTCTTCATTCATTCCAATTTGTTCTCAGCATACATTCTGAATGGATTTGCATGGATTGCAGTTAACACAATACCGACGGTTTATACCCGCCTTTCG AATGCTTTGCCTTATGTTGGATTGTACACCCTGTCATGCTGTTACGGGTGGATGCTGGCCGAGGGAATATTCTTGCACTTCTGTTTGGCGAACGCTTTTTCTAATAAGAAAACTCTGGTGATTGTGTGTTGCATCGTCGGGTGGG TTTGTCCTGCCATTTCAACGGGAACATATGCAGTTGCAGTGTTGATGGAAGAAGAAGGATCAAATATcaa GTATTTGCCGAAAAATATGGACTATCTATGGATAATACTTGTCCCTATCATCCTTTCTCAGTTG ttaaacataATATTCCTGATCAATATCATAAGAATACTGCGATCTCAAGTACAAAGAGAGGACAATAGAAACTCATTGCGATACAG AAAAATTGCCCGCGCCATCCTAATTCTGATACCTCTCATGGGGTTGCAAAACCTCACAAAGGCAGTGAAAATTGACTCGGTCTTTTTTAGATACTTCGCTGCAGTCATATCATCTTACCAG GGAGCTGTTGTTCCTGTTTTGTTCTGTTTCCTGAACAGAGAG GTTTTAAGAGCTATGGACAATAAGATTACCACTTGGAGAAGACTTTCTGCAAGTTTGTCGAGGGGATCCATTATGTTCAACATAAGAAGGAGTAGTAGCAATCAGAATCCTAGCGCCGAAAAACTGGAACCAGACCTTCTCCTGTAA